TCTAGCTGAGCGGTTTTCTGTTGGGTGCGTACAAAATCACGCGAGACTATAAACGGACATTTAACAACTTTCTGTTGCGCTGACTTCACAAATACAGTTTTGACTGGTCACTGTGATGAacaattaaaggggtcatcaacTGAGAAACCCAAATTCCCCTGATCTTTGTACATATAAAAgatcattgtactataaaaataacatcctgtaagtttcagaactcaaaacttttttttcagtattatagTAGGACTGCACGATAAATCATGATAAATCACAATGATATCCCAATCACTACTGGGCtggtgttgggcgatatggtcatttttcaaatggTCATAtcgtcagcacgtgagatcgacgatacacgatattatcattcatgggtggagcaagagagagactctttgttcctGTCATaacataactatttggtgttttaaaccgtgcaggtgcgagagagagagagcctatggaatcaccaataatctaaaaaaatactttcaaacatactgataaactaactagctgggcagtttgatagccgaattatattaggccgcctaataaaaataataacagctattgtcattataatttaatacattaatatgagAATAAGTCTAATATGGtcttgactatcgacagagaCATCTGCTATCGTCGATACCTCTGACTATCATCTATACACGATACTATCATCTATCAGCACAACTCTATACTGGGCAGAAGCTGCGATAGTAATACGCATCTTGTCAGTGAAGCATGGTTGTGTGATCAGCAGTTAATCTCCATCTGAAGGCCAGAGAATCTACAaacaactgttagccaatcacagcagggGGCGTCTTCTTCCAAGTCTACAATCCTTCACGTCTTATCAATAGGGATGTAAGGATATACTGGTACACGTGAGTATCGTAATATTTAGTTTGATgatactgtatcgattctcaaaaatgGAATATCGAAATTTATCTATTCTACTATTCTAACACAGCATTCTGATTAGGGGgtcaggacagaaaatagcctgttacttctaaatttaaaatgtaaaaatcatgataacattataagtggacctcagttcatgacccctttaacaaacaaatgattattttggaaaAGTCATGGGCTAACATAACTGATGACAGGAAACAAAATATGCTGGATGGGATCAAGAGGGACATTCCCTAATTGTATTTCCCAAAGTGTACGAGCAGCCAGACCATGCCTCCGACACACACCTCTGAGCATGTGGAATCAGTGGAAATCCAAGAAAGAATCAGCTAGAACCATTGGGTTCAGTCACTAGCTGAACGTGCTGGagtgattcaggagtgaagtgacTGACTGAGTTAACTGCAAGAAGGGAACAGGAGGTGTGCTGATACTCACTGCTGCTGTGGTGGGTGAGATTGTCCTCCAGCGAATTGGATCCAGAGCCGATGGACGAGCTGTCCTGACTGTCTGGCTGCGGCAGCATCAGGAACCCTTCGCTGGACTCTGAGCGGGAGGGTGTCTGCGTGAGAGAGCGCATGCGCTCACGACTCTTTGGCTTGATGAGCTTCCTCATCTTTAGCGCGATCCAGTTGCCCCTCCTGCAGAAACAGCAACTCTTATCATGTGACCTATGTCCTGTAAAGCATCTCGTGCAATCATTCGAAACCCCAAAACACTGCAACACATCAGGAGATTGAAATGCTCAAAGACATTGCAGATCTGAGGTTTTAAACTCTATGGAATAACTTGAGGCTGTATTGTTCCTGTGGTTCTCTGAGCGAGGCATCTGCACTCATCCACAATGACACCTTCAGGTTAATGGGCAGTATATCAtttttggaataattttttaatgatttatttttgccattttattgtcTTGGGGGGGCGATATGGCTTCAAAATATATCACGGTTATTTTTGGTATTTAATGCTATAACGATATCAATAATTATTCAGTGATTCTTATGCATCCATGAAGATGTTTCTTTAGAGAAAATATGTTTCTCTAGATAAAAGTATTATCTTTTCTATTTTTACCCAGGTGTTGTGAGGATTACCAAGTACACACATAATGTAATGACTGTTTCATAGTGGAAGCCGGAGGGCACCCTTATGCATTGCATAAGtaattgcaatgaaaaaaaacagGAAATCTCTAATATGGACAAAGGTATATAGCTATCTTCGGACATCCCGAGTTCAAGCAGGGACTCAAGTTTCGGATGTCCAAAGTGCAACAGCGCTGTAAGCTGGCGCACTGCCCACAAGGCCATTGGTCTAAACATGACCAGTCTATTAAATCAGTGGTTCAAAACCCTGTTCCTGGAGCCCCCAACACAGCACATTTTGCAGGTTTCCTTTGTCTTACacatttcaggtcttggagtctctactaatgagctgataacATGAATTGGGTGTTTTTGATTAAGGAGATATgctaaatgtgcagtgttgggggctCCAGGAGCATAGCTGGGAAGCACTGCATTAGCAAGCTCCACCCCTTCCCTACATATTCCACTGCATGGACACAGGTTCACATTCATAATTAGAACCTCTGAGCAGATGAAGATGTAATCGATCACCCCAAGACAACCAGGGCTGAAGTCTAGTCATAACCTCAACTTATCTGGGACAAACACAGTGTCCACTTGTTCAGTCGCCTTGCAACTATTCAGCATTAAGGACACCTGGAATTTCTCTAAGATTTCCCTCCAACATTACATAGGCAAAAGATAACCTCATAGCATTGAGCCAAAACTCATAAGCTTGTGGAGAGAAGCCCAGTTTGCTGCTTCCCATATGTCCTCAACATAGATAGTACTTTCTCTAGCAGAATGAGTTCTCAGCCCTCCTGGCAGAAATAGGCCTTTAACTGAATTAGCTAACCTTATGGTATCTGTTATTCAAGAGGTCTTTGTCCATGCTCCTGGAGACCCACTCTCCTGCAAAGTTTATTTCCAACCTGCTACAACGTATCTGCCTGTATTTTCCAATGGATCCTTTGGACCTTGATTGTCTAGTTCAGgtgaaactctgcaggacagtggaccTCGAGGAGCAGGGTTGAAGTGTTAATCTATAAGACAGCTGTTGCCCTTTTAATGCTGTTGCAAACAGAAAAAAGCTTCTCATCTGAAGCTTTGTGCCTGTCCCATCTAAACACACACTCAATGGCCTCAGCGGGAATAAACTGTTCCATCTGTTCTCCTCCACAGAACCGAATAGAGGAAAATGACACACAGGAATTTCTACTCTCAAACAACCTAATCCCAGTTTAATCACCTTAGGAAGAAATGTGGAATTTGGTAGGAAGACAAGCCTTGAGAAATTCTGCATGAATCTGAGGTGGTACTCAAGGTGCATTATCGTAGTGACGTGCCTCCAAGAACtcaatgcaatgcaagtgattTATACTTTCTGCATAAGGAAAGAAGACCAGTGCAGTCGCTGTGTAAATGATGAAATTCCCACAGGTGCATGGGTTGTCACTGAATGTACTACATCAATTTATAAAAGTGCATCTGCATAATGGCATTAGCAGTCTATATAAATGTTTAAGCACAACTGTTTATCCTGCACTTTCTGGAGTCCGTGTGCTGCAGGGAGGGCAAATCCCTCTTGATGATGAGTTTAGATGAAAGCTTCACTCTCCGAAGGTCATTATAGACCTAAGAGGTGTGCTGATGCTAATGGAGATGGTGCTTTCTATCTAAGAGAACATCCTTTAGACATCTGGgaccataaatgtattaatgtgcCATGCTGTGTATTAAGGATGTGCCAGGACTGTTCTGCAACAAACTGAGCTGTATTTTCCAAAAGTGCTGTGAGCCCAAGTAGATCGTAGAAACCATAGGCACCAACAGTCTTTATGAGGCACTTTGGCTTATGAAGCCTTTGGGAAACACATTAGTGAGGAAGACTAGTGAGCTTAATATCTTTTGAGTTGTACTTTTAATGGGAATGCAATTCTCAGTAGCCCTACTAAAGGCCTAATGTTTAGGATGAGCGAAGATGACCCACAGGCAGATGGAGAAAGTCCTAATATCCAGAGCTTGGAGACAAGCCTGGTGTAGATTACAGAGTTGAATGCTTAACCGTAACCAATTTACAGCAACCTAATATGTCTTGACATCATACAATTTAAGTGGGAGGGGATGGTGTGTTTCGGTGGCAGGCAAACTGGTGAATTGGGGAGTGAGGAGCAAATGTACTCTTTGGCTTGCCTCTCCAAGCATTTTAGAATTAAAGAGTTGGGTTTGAAGGGCAGTAGTTGCCCAGGCTGCatgctaaatatataaaaataccctGGAGGTAGTTGGTTGCTACCTGGTTAGCATTCCTGTAGTGAAGCCTAAACAGTAGAGCACTGTGCTAAGTCAAATTGTCAAGGTCACAGGTTCAGTTCTCATTGACACCATGAACCGAGaaatattaaatgcaatgcaatttgctatggataaaagcatcacttaaatgcataaatataaatgggATTCAAGAATCACCTGTGATGTCACTGGGTCACATTTGAGGGCAGTAATCccacaaaataaacaacatttggaTTCCTTGTACCTTCCACTTGCAAAGTTGTTCAAAAACCTAGTGGAAACCACTTTGGTGATTCCAAACAATATTACTCAGAGGAAACCAAATAACATTTGGACTGAACCTTTTACAGGCCACACTCAGAAGTTCCAACTATGAGGGGATGAGAGCAGTATGTTCTAGTTTCTTTCCCTTTGTGACAAGAATAGTGGACATTACTTGTTGTCTAATGAGCCAAGCAAATGTAATTGGGTTCAGTCACTAGCTGAATCAACCTGCTGCATCTGTCACATTGGTTGCACCAACTACGGGTGTAGTGTCAATTCCCAGAATTTCACAGGTTACTGACAGTGTCGGGGTAAATGAACCATCTTCAAGTTCACTTTGATTCCTAACGGGTTTAGATTCTTCATTCATTTCAGGAAAGCCAGAAAGGTCTGGCATGTTATGGGCATAGTGCAAAACTATCGCAAGACTATCGCCTCGAGTGACTAGCCATGACTAGAGCTACAGGCCAGGTATTGTCTAGTCTTAGCGCTGCTTGATGTCTAGCATTGTGGAGAGTGATATTCCCTGGCACAACAAGCCTTTCCCCGATCCCAGTTGTGTTATGGAAGAAATCGGCCTGCATATCTTGCTTTCATCCTTATCAGGGAGATCAAACAAAGCTGCAATAGGGAGTAAGAAGTGAGCTAGTTTCTACAGCAGTTTTGGCTGGAGACCACTCAAATGGTGTTTACAGACATCTTTCATAAAGATCTGTTCAACACTTCAGGTGAAAGTTTGCAGCAAAAAGCGCAGAGCAGACAGCGTGGCCTTAGCAATGGCAAACCATGGTGGCAGATAATGTGTGCATCTCTAGAGCTATCACATCTACGGACACCCATTCACAAAAACTGTGAAAAAACTGAAGAACTAAAGGGATTTGTTTTCGAAATGAAGATATGCTAATTCAGTATATATGGAAGAGGGGGGATACCAGTAACACTGGTGATGATGTGCAGTTTGAAAAGTGGGTATGTTATGTTGGTGCATGGGGTCTTGTATTATCTCTTCTTCTTGTCAATGCTGCTTTTAACTTTTAGGCTATAACTGTTTGAGATGATCCTCTCAATATATCACTTTCATATATGTAGCATTCTGTGTTGAATATAGCCAGTTTGGATGTGGTTTGTGCTCTAAGAGGCAGAGTGTTTGAGTAATGTGAATGATCCACTCCGTGCTGTCCTGTCTCTGTGTACTAGTGTGCTTACCTTCGTGGAGGTGACGGGTCATAAAATTTATACTGATCCATAATCTTCTCCTCaagtttctctttctgtctcctcaGTTCATTGAGTTTAtcactgtgtgtgagagagacagagagaagtaAGCTAGCATCAAAGTGTATCAGCACATAGGAGGTGATGCATGTTTACAGGTAAATAGTTTTAGAAGATTAGGTGTGTAGAAACATGGTGATGTCACACATGTATTGTCTCTGCTCGACGTGGAACAGGTCTTTGCTCTCCATGGTCTGCTCCAGCAGGGTCCGGTTCTGCAGCATGAGGGTCTGGATCTGATCCAGCAAATGCCGGTTCTCTTCCTCTAGGTTCCCCTTCAGCTGACTTAACAACTGCAGGACACATTACACACAAACACCGTTACCCTCCACATCTCTTTGCTTGCAAACAACTATTTAGCTCACCAGATTTATGAGTTTACATGTCCACATGAGAACTTCACATGCTGATGAGATTGGGATGTGTAGAGTCATACACGATTAGTGCCAGGTATAGAGAACGGTTCCATTTTAGAACCGGTTCCAAATCTCCAAGAACTGGGTATTCGATAAGATGTGTGCATTTTATTTCTAGAGTGATTCTGAACAGCAGGAAGGGACAGAACTCGTCTGATCTCAAACTGTTCACTGCTCCGAGCTAGACCTGACTTCTGTCACTTCTGTCACCAGCTTGCAGATAACTACATCAGTACATCCTCAAACACAGCAGGTCTGGTCTTTAGTGAACgtaacagatgagaaagaaaatgcTCTTAGatctgtgtgtgttctgcagaCTAATAAACACACTGTCTGTcgttaatgttaatcaaagaactaAAGAAAATCACTGATCTGGACTGAATATCTTTAATAACTTCACTCtaggttttatttataaaaagaaaacacaaatcaatttctgtacctgaaatttgTTTAGTCACATTTATTTCTACTATTGCTAATTGATGTGTTAGATCTATATTTGTCTAGTTGTTTTTGTTGTGGTATTAATGTTCTGCGGGCCCTGACCACAGTCCGTGTGAGGAGGTGAAGCTGTACCTCGCACTGGTTGGTGAGTTTGGTGGAGGTTATGTCCAGCTGCTGGTACTGTTCTTTGAGTTTGGAGAACTCTGCCTCCAGACGCGTCTGCTCCAGCCGAGCCGTGTTCAGCTGACTCTTGAGGCTCTTATGATCTGTCTGCAGGAGCTCGTTGTCCTTCAGGAGCTGCTGGTGTGTGGAGCTCAGCCTGCACACAGGAGAGACGCTGGTGAGAGAGCGTCCTCAGTCAACAGAGACGCTCCTGGTCCTGACACTCACGTGTGGTGCTCCTCGCTGAGCCTCTGGTACTGTGCGGCCGTGTCCTGATGACTCCTGCTGTCAGACATCATCTTCTCTCGCTCTGCTGTGAGCTCTCTCTCCAGCTGCTCCAGCTCGCTCTTCTGCTTCAGCAGCTGATtgtacctgcacacacacacacacacacacacacacgttcagaaACACAGGTGTGTCTGTGGAGTGACCGGTGACTGCTGGCTGTGTCAGGTCTGCACCTGTTCTCCAGACTGCGGTGCTGCAGCTCCAGGCTCTTGTGGCCGCTCTTCAGCTCTCCGTGTTTGCCGATCAGATCCTCGTACTCTAAAGCCTGTCTCTCGTGCAGCGCAGACAGCTTCTCGTGGTCGTGCAGCAGCAGATCGTAGACCGAGCGCAGCTCTTCCTTCTCTCGAATGGCCACGTCCCTCTCGCTCTCTGTGCCGGACTGCTGCGTCTGCAGCTGAGCATTCTGGGACATGAGAGCGGCGCTCTGAGAGTTCAGCGTCGAGTTCTCCACCTGCCAGAGCATCATAAACTTGTTTAGCTCAAAGTGCGCTTCTGGTAAATGAGCACACCGCATCGACTTAAGAGCTGCAGATCGTTTTGTGCAACTCCCAGGGGCCCGAAAGCTTTTACGACCAAACTCCTGTTACATTCACAAGGAGAAATATCCACCATACCCTTTCTGTAAAGATGCGTTCACACCAAAAGCTAGTTTAATTATTTGCTCGATTACATACAAAGTTAATGCAAAGATGAAAATTAGCGGAGGCGAAGTGAATGCCACAAACACGCTATATACGCCTCAAATACATCTTCTGTGAGTTCAGAAAACTAGCATGATGTGTTTTCACACAAGCCAATTAGTGAAGAGCTTACTGACATGTCTGGTTGTAGGACGGAAGCGTCTGAGTTTACGTGGTGAGAAGAAATCTCTAGCATTAATTCTGATCATACTTGTCTTGAGAAATGATGACCGCTTGACGTTCGTGGTAGGAGACGTCCCACTGCAGGACTGTACACCCAACCTTCAGAGGTCAAATCTGACCGCGACGGACATTAATCGGCTGTCTGTGAACATGTCAAACCAGCGATCAACGACTACAGATTGTAGCCTAGGATTACAGGAATCTTTTAGGATTTTCAAAATTTGTCTCAGACAACCAAATTGTGACCAGAATCGCACAGTGTAAGCCGGGCTATATAAGATGCAAATATTCGCTGTGTAAAGTGCACAGAGCATTACAGCAGTGTTGTGTGAGGAGTGTCTCTGACCTGTAGTTTGGCATTCTGTGTTTGTAGCGTGGTGTTGTTCTCCTGTAGGGACGCGGTCTGTCTCTGAAGAGCCAGGATCTGTGCCTGGAGATTCCCGCTCTGAGACTCCAGCTGCTTCAGCTGCGTCCGGAGAGCCTGCTTCTCTGCTTGGAGAGTGGCGTTCTGGACAAACATCAGCCATGTGAACCGTGTTGCTAACATAAAGATGTTCTGACAGCCATGAGCCAGTACTTACGTTCCTCTCCACCTCTATGAGTCGGTCTTTGAGCTTCAGAAGCTCTCGCGTGGCCTCCTGACTCTCCTTCTCCCATTTGCTCTGAGTGTCCTCCCGTCCTCTCGCAGGCGAGCTCTGAGCCGAACACTCCTCCTCCTGACGCTGACGCAGAGCCTCGTAGTTCTTCTTCACCTGCGGTGGACAAAACCAGGTTTAATAAACACACAATCTGCAGTCAAGCAGCCACACAAAGCCTGACGCCCGACCGTTTTGAGCTCGTGCCGCAGCTGCTGGTTGAGGTTGGAGGACTCCTGCAGTCGGGCTTCTAGAGCAGCGATCTTCTCCACTTTGATCTCCAGAGAGGACTTGAGAGTGGACTCCAGCTTACACTCCAGAAGCTTAAACCTGACACAGAAGAAACACAGCGTCACGCAGGTGACATGATGACTCCGGCATTCCTCTAAATCCATGTTGAGCACTAGTTACTGAAGTGATGTTACAGTATGAACATTTCTTATCACGATTACAGTGACCAAAATGATCACATTTATCAGTATCACAGTTAAAATGTTATTGTGGTATTGGCATAGTTAAAAGATGCTGGAAATGTTCAAAAAGTACGTACACGTTAATTATttcaagttttatatttaaaatgaacaaacaacacataaaattatcttttgtttgcataaacacTAAAACAATATCATTACCAATGATGTCTGGATTTTAATTGAAAGCATGACTGACAACAGTTTATCGAATAGCATAtaacaaatattcaaataaagctGGTTAAAATGGTTAAGCTTACATTTCAGCCTTTCAATGAAAGGGTTAAGTCAAAATGATAATTGATTAATCAATGATTGTATGTATTTTGTCTGCTCCATGAATCtccaaattatttaaatgtgtagaATCAACATAAGCTTGTTTTTCATCAAAATTCAGGTGTGTTGTCCAGACAGAAGCGGCACACAGACTGAGTGTAATGTACgtgtctgacagcaggtggcgctgatgGAGCAGCAGACTTACAGCTGTTTCCCGTAAAGAACACTAGTTTATTAGGTATTACATAGAgtgaagatgaaaacaaaatcatttctgaagacagtcagaatCTTCAGAGgtacaataatatattaattctgAAGTTCCCTCATGAAACCTCCCAGCTTTTCTGCCAAGTTTTCACACGAAACTACTCTGTGTGCTGTGACTGTTCCTGAAAACGGTATTTATTCAGTTGTTTAAATCACGGTAATCAAATatggttttaatgataattaaatctGAAATGGTAATGCTGACTGTGGGGAATTTTGTCATGATTTCTCTTTCCATCCCTAACTGCATGTGTGAATCACCTGTCATCAGAGCTCTCTTCATCACGCAGAAGCCCCTCTTTATCCAGGCCGATCTTCTCCAGCTCATGGGTCAGCTTCTCCAGGTCATTGTTAATCTGCTGGGTCTTTAATTTCTCATTGACAAGCTCCTGCATCAGGAAACATCACAGTAAGAGTCACGCAAGCAATCCACGGTCGAGCATGCATCAGCTAAACCGGTTTACCTCTCTCAGAGTGACCAGGGTCTTCTTGTCTATGGTTGCTTGTTTGACCAGTTCTTTATTGTCCTTCTCCAAGTCTTTGACGCGGCCACAAGTGTCTTTGAGAGCGGTGAGCTCCTTGCCCAGCGTGCGGTTCTCCTTCTCGAGGTGAGAGATACGCAGGTTGTCTTCATCGAGTCTGGAGTCTTTGATTTCAGCCTGCTGTCGCAGCCGCTTGTTCTCCTTCTCCAGCTGCTTCTGGTCTCTCTCCAGCTGGTTGTTCTCCTGCTCCAGGGCCGTGTTCTCCTGCGCCAGCTGCTCCAGACCTTTGCTGGAGATCTTCAGCTCCTCCAGGCTCTGCTGCAGGCTCTGGTTCTCCATCTCCGTGTCCTGCAGTTCTCCCTGCAGCTGCTGAATCTTGCGGCTGCCGCTCTCCAGGGCTTTCTGGAGCCGCTGGTTCTCTGCCTCCAGGCTTTGGTAACTGACTTCCAGACGCTCGTTTTTTTTGGACGAAGCCTTCAGGAGCTCGAGACTCTTCTTGAGCTGGGTTCTCTCGCTCTCCAGCTCTTTGTTCTCCAGCTCCAGCTGAGCAGCCTTTGCTCCGGTGGACCGTAAAGACTCCACCATGCGCCGGAGCGCCAGGTTTTCTTCATCCAGCTGAGTGTTCTCCTTCTCCAGCACCTCCAGCTGATAGGAAACGTTCCTCAGACCGTCCGCCGCTTTCTTCAGTTTCCTGCTCTCTGCTTCCAGCTCAGCGTTCTCCTTCTCCAGCACCTCCACCTTCCCACAGGTGATGGAGAGAGCAGCGAGACGCTTCTGCAGACTCTCCTTCTCTCGCTCCAGTCGATGGACCTCCATCTCCAGCTCCTCGGCTCTTTCTCCTTTCTCTTTATAGTGCTCCAGGTCTTTGCGAAGTTGTTTGCGCTCAAACTCCATCTTGTTGAGCTTGCTGCTGGTCTCTTTGATGGACTCGTGCAGGACGCGGTTTTCTTTCTCGATGTCTTTGACGCGAGCCTCGGCGCTGACCTGAGAGCGCTGTCTGAGAGAGGCGATGGTCTGGTTCAGATGATCATTCTCCTGCTCCAGACCCTTCACCTGCGTCACCACCACACACAGTGTGTCAGAGTTAAATAATCCTTTAACTCCTAGATCATTCATCTGATATACAGGAAAATCCAATCAGATCATGCTCGTCTTCCAGTCATGGAGTTCAAGATGATCAGCTAAACTGTTCTTGAATAAGTTGCTAATGAATTAGATGAAGAGTGTGCTGAAGCCTTGTTTTGTTGGATTCAGTGGGATGCTGAGTTAATCAATACCTAAATTTACCATCTCGGCCATACTGAGTTTTGTCATGCAatactgcattttattattgcattaaagCATCATTACAAAACTTGGTATGTGTCATCATCAGCACCACACCTCAAAGAAGGGCTGGGTTATGGCTTCAGatttaatcaattaattcaaATTGAATGTTTTgccatgagtttttttttctttctaaatcaaGTAATTAGAAATATTACCAAACATTAGAATTAGACAGTGTGACAGTatgataatgataacaataaagaGAAAAGACTGATAAAACTGTATGTCAGAGCACGTGATCAAGTTCTGTTAACTTGAGCGTAGGGTTTTTAGAATGCCATTTCACGCAGGAGACACAAGCTGAACATATAATATGTATAAGACAGGTTTGTACAAGATGTAATTATTGTAGTTGTACAAAAATGTTAAAGTGATTggtttaatattttcataatgtgtGGTGCACTTAACTAGAGGGTTAATAAAGGAAAAGTTACTTCAattatgttattacatttttacttgattagataaaaactgtaaaaatcaaGATCTAGTTTTTTggccatatcacccagccctactcaagaatctttttttctgtagaaaaCTGTTAAACTGAAAGTTCTAAAGTGTGCTTGGGAGTTTGGAGTATGGAGTAATGTTGAACCAATGGTTCCTCTGCAGGTAATCGTCAGCTTTTATGCTCTCTCTGTCGCTAACATGTAAAAGTCTTGCTTCAGTGTTGCTGTAAGCAGTTCACTAACCAGTATACTACATGACATCCTGTCTTAACAGCACACACAGAGGTGTGTCTCTACAGGAGAAAGCCTTGGGCACACACAGGTCAGTGGTTTAGTGCTAGATCGGCGTTGTTGGGGgctcatgtttgtgtttgtggtgGATTTATGACTGATTCACATGCATGCTGCAGCATGTCCGAGTATGtctcagcagtgtgtgtgtgtgtgtttgtgtgtgtgtgtgtgtgtgtgtgtgtttgtgtgtctgagtgtgtgtgtgtgtgtgtgtgtccagtgtgtgtgtgtgtgtgtgtgtgtgtgtttgtgtgtctgagtgtgtgtgtgtgtgtgtgtgtccagtgtgtgtgtgtgtttgtgtgtgtgtgtgtgtgtgtgtgtgtgcgtgtgtgtgtgtgtgtccagtgtgtgtgtgtgtgtgtgtttgtgtgtgtgtgtgtgtgtgtccagagtgtgtgtgtgtgtgtgtgtgtgtgtgtgtgtgtgagcacctgTCTGTCAGAGTTCTGCTGCAGTGTCTCCAGTGTTTTCTCCAGCTGTCCCTTCTCCTTCAGCAGATCTGTGCTCAGACTCTCAGCGCTGCGCAGACTCTCTCTGTCTGCGGTCAGCTCCGCCTGCAGCTGCTccagctgcacaaacacacacacgcttcatAAACTCATCACATCCTCATCAGCTGATCAGATGTGCCAGCGCTGACATATGCACACACTCATAATGAGCAATCAAACTCGTATGAGCGGCTAATGCTCTACAAGCAGCTTAACTGCACCCAAATCAGATTTAAACTCGGATTACTCGCTAATGAATATGATCCTGCATTTTAACCCATTCTGTTCAAACGGTTCTCCTTTCTTTGTGAGGAAGCTAAGTAAAGCCACACCAGAATAGACTCATTTACTTCCTGT
This window of the Carassius gibelio isolate Cgi1373 ecotype wild population from Czech Republic chromosome B13, carGib1.2-hapl.c, whole genome shotgun sequence genome carries:
- the LOC127970125 gene encoding girdin isoform X3 yields the protein MEQDAITPLLEDFLLSPLVCWVKTVSPLGSDGSPLSEFMTLVDGVYLNDIMTEINPKSSVQRAHRKVKNEPTLRIQNLSLLVQQIKSCYQETLQQLVVMSLPDVLVLGRTPLSEQGLEEMRKILLLLLGCAVQCNRKEEYIDRIQMLDFDTQAAIAAHIQEVTHNQENVFDLQCVEESESVPNDKDIVFRQLTFNLKRLVDERDQHAEMVVSLSLEREAGLLSLHTAPSPGESPSIRRTESVQHLSVELADAKARIRRLRQELEEKSEQLLDCRQELEHTESEVKRLQQENLQLLCDARSLRAYRDELDALREKAVRVDKLESEVTRYKEKLHDIEFYRTRVEELKEDYQVLLETKSMLEDQLESSRARSDKHHELEKENLQLKNKIHDMEMERDMDRKRMEELLEENLTLAVAQKQSMDESLHLGWELEQLSKTTPELSDVPQKSLGHEVNELTSSQLLKLEKENQMLLKSVEELKASSESGARLRLEKDNQKLSQQLEQLQAELTADRESLRSAESLSTDLLKEKGQLEKTLETLQQNSDRQVKGLEQENDHLNQTIASLRQRSQVSAEARVKDIEKENRVLHESIKETSSKLNKMEFERKQLRKDLEHYKEKGERAEELEMEVHRLEREKESLQKRLAALSITCGKVEVLEKENAELEAESRKLKKAADGLRNVSYQLEVLEKENTQLDEENLALRRMVESLRSTGAKAAQLELENKELESERTQLKKSLELLKASSKKNERLEVSYQSLEAENQRLQKALESGSRKIQQLQGELQDTEMENQSLQQSLEELKISSKGLEQLAQENTALEQENNQLERDQKQLEKENKRLRQQAEIKDSRLDEDNLRISHLEKENRTLGKELTALKDTCGRVKDLEKDNKELVKQATIDKKTLVTLREELVNEKLKTQQINNDLEKLTHELEKIGLDKEGLLRDEESSDDRFKLLECKLESTLKSSLEIKVEKIAALEARLQESSNLNQQLRHELKTVKKNYEALRQRQEEECSAQSSPARGREDTQSKWEKESQEATRELLKLKDRLIEVERNNATLQAEKQALRTQLKQLESQSGNLQAQILALQRQTASLQENNTTLQTQNAKLQVENSTLNSQSAALMSQNAQLQTQQSGTESERDVAIREKEELRSVYDLLLHDHEKLSALHERQALEYEDLIGKHGELKSGHKSLELQHRSLENRYNQLLKQKSELEQLERELTAEREKMMSDSRSHQDTAAQYQRLSEEHHTLSSTHQQLLKDNELLQTDHKSLKSQLNTARLEQTRLEAEFSKLKEQYQQLDITSTKLTNQCELLSQLKGNLEEENRHLLDQIQTLMLQNRTLLEQTMESKDLFHVEQRQYIDKLNELRRQKEKLEEKIMDQYKFYDPSPPRRRGNWIALKMRKLIKPKSRERMRSLTQTPSRSESSEGFLMLPQPDSQDSSSIGSGSNSLEDNLTHHSSTLKKLAFMRNRSKEKDQVKAVYRRSMSMNDLLQTMAVSGGQWSSSTDHLEAPDEAIGAQHGKEFGSMDYSGLSLTHGRNARLRSDTGAAVSSEDVTQSSWSERAQGVMNGSVSRPHSESSDLSVSLDSPATHSALEGKHRVTSAGSEVVSLQQFLEESTEPAESSGVSKERVKSRGILRSASSKASAVDSARAGQPGRPSLRKAESTRSKGSAPPRAGLSAQSKASSASLSERLDSSTGLPRASSVISTAEGSVRRTSIHELLSKDSRQPVLVDPAPARSQSEYSEPALHKSTSMPCRVQEPQPSSLQAFLGPSFTVDSIFLDSIFSEPAVTGGARNQTVLSLNTALVSNISGPPHKAKRSDEQPAEPEPDPEDGQSLWYEYGCV